The following proteins are co-located in the Manihot esculenta cultivar AM560-2 chromosome 9, M.esculenta_v8, whole genome shotgun sequence genome:
- the LOC110623733 gene encoding uncharacterized protein LOC110623733, which produces MEKKLFRLPVLSMVVLILLMISPTMACPPQGTKCEDCVLDQIKYGCQSCVPMLRCMARCLWNGVSRAECNKKCDCNGGKPTLSDCKKCMSRCKCSCAAAAAA; this is translated from the coding sequence ATGGAAAAGAAGCTCTTCAGATTACCAGTTTTGTCAATGGTGGTGCTGATCTTGTTGATGATTTCGCCAACGATGGCCTGCCCACCGCAGGGGACTAAGTGTGAAGATTGCGTTCTTGATCAGATAAAATACGGTTGCCAATCATGTGTGCCGATGCTACGCTGCATGGCACGGTGTTTGTGGAACGGAGTGTCAAGAGCCGAGTGCAATAAGAAGTGTGACTGCAATGGTGGGAAGCCAACTCTTTCAGATTGCAAGAAATGCATGTCTCGGTGCAAATGCAGctgtgctgctgctgctgcagcGTAG
- the LOC110623732 gene encoding fumarylacetoacetase isoform X2 encodes MALQSFIPVHPDSHFPIQNLPYGVFKPQPTSTPRPAVAIGDYALDLYEIALAGLFYGPILKGSDCFLQPNLNKFLAMGRPAWKEARVTLQKLLSSSEPALRDNESLRQKSLVPLSKVEMLLPVAIGDYTDFFSSMHHAKNCGTIFRGPQNPIPANWFHLPIAYHGRASSIVISGTDIVRPRGQGHPAGNSPPYFGPSKKLDFELEMAAVVGPGNELGKPVDVNEAGDHIFGLVLMNDWSARDIQAWEYVPLGPFLGKSFGTTISPWIVTLDALEPYACDAPKQVQIKPAGQEDSCLVTRSNFKNLYWTLTQQLAHHTINGCNLRPGDLLGTGTISGPEPESLGCLLELTWNGTKPLSLNGTTRTFLEDGDEVIFSGYSKGNGYNVGFGTCSGKILPSLPC; translated from the exons ATGGCTCTTCAATCCTTCATCCCTGTCCATCCCGACTCCCACTTCCCTATCCAAAATCTTCCCTATGGAGTTTTCAAGCCCCAACCAACTTCGACGCCTCGACCGGCCGTCGCAATTGGCGATTACGCTCTCGACCTCTACGAGATTGCTCTTGCTGGCCTTTTCTACGGTCCTATCCTCAAAGGCTCTGATTGTTTCCTTCAG CCTAACTTGAACAAATTTTTGGCCATGGGAAGGCCGGCTTGGAAGGAAGCTCGTGTCACACTTCAAAAGCTTTTGTCAT CTTCTGAACCTGCATTGCGTGATAATGAAAGTTTGAGGCAGAAATCGCTTGTGCCATTG AGCAAGGTGGAAATGCTTCTGCCTGTTGCTATTGGGGACTACACGGACTTCTTTTCTTCGATGCACCATGCGAAGAATTGTGGGACCATATTTCGTGGACCGCAGAATCCTATTCCAGCAAACTG GTTTCACCTTCCCATTGCATATCATGGACGAGCTTCTTCTATTGTTATATCTGGAACAGATATCGTGAGACCAAG AGGTCAAGGCCATCCAGCTGGAAATTCCCCACCTTATTTTGGACCTTCCAAGAAGCTAGACTTTGAGCTAGAAATG GCTGCTGTAGTTGGCCCTGGAAATGAATTAGGGAAACCTGTGGATGTTAATGAAGCTGGAGATCATATATTTGGACTTGTATTAATGAATGATTGGAGTG CTAGAGATATCCAAGCGTGGGAGTATGTGCCTCTTGGGCCTTTTCTTGGAAAGAGTTTTG GTACTACAATATCCCCTTGGATTGTAACACTTGATGCTTTGGAGCCTTATGCTTGTGATGCCCCCAAACAG GTCCAAATTAAACCAGCAGGACAAGAAGATTCATGTTTGGTCACAAGAAGCAACTTCAAGAACTT GTATTGGACATTAACTCAACAGCTTGCCCACCATACAATAAATGGCTGCAACCTAAGGCCAGGCGATCTACTTGGAACTGGAACAATTAGTGGACCT GAGCCAGAATCTCTTGGATGCTTGTTAGAACTAACATGGAATGGAACAAAACCATTGTCATTAAATGGAACAACCCGAACATTCCTAGAAGATGGAGATGAAGTCATCTTCAGTGGTTATTCTAAG GGAAATGGTTATAATGTTGGGTTTGGAACATGCTCTGGAAAAATTCTTCCATCGCTGCCATGTTGA
- the LOC110623732 gene encoding fumarylacetoacetase isoform X1 yields the protein MALQSFIPVHPDSHFPIQNLPYGVFKPQPTSTPRPAVAIGDYALDLYEIALAGLFYGPILKGSDCFLQPNLNKFLAMGRPAWKEARVTLQKLLSSSEPALRDNESLRQKSLVPLSKVEMLLPVAIGDYTDFFSSMHHAKNCGTIFRGPQNPIPANWFHLPIAYHGRASSIVISGTDIVRPRGQGHPAGNSPPYFGPSKKLDFELEMAAVVGPGNELGKPVDVNEAGDHIFGLVLMNDWSARDIQAWEYVPLGPFLGKSFGTTISPWIVTLDALEPYACDAPKQDPNPLPYLAEKKSKNYDITLEVQIKPAGQEDSCLVTRSNFKNLYWTLTQQLAHHTINGCNLRPGDLLGTGTISGPEPESLGCLLELTWNGTKPLSLNGTTRTFLEDGDEVIFSGYSKGNGYNVGFGTCSGKILPSLPC from the exons ATGGCTCTTCAATCCTTCATCCCTGTCCATCCCGACTCCCACTTCCCTATCCAAAATCTTCCCTATGGAGTTTTCAAGCCCCAACCAACTTCGACGCCTCGACCGGCCGTCGCAATTGGCGATTACGCTCTCGACCTCTACGAGATTGCTCTTGCTGGCCTTTTCTACGGTCCTATCCTCAAAGGCTCTGATTGTTTCCTTCAG CCTAACTTGAACAAATTTTTGGCCATGGGAAGGCCGGCTTGGAAGGAAGCTCGTGTCACACTTCAAAAGCTTTTGTCAT CTTCTGAACCTGCATTGCGTGATAATGAAAGTTTGAGGCAGAAATCGCTTGTGCCATTG AGCAAGGTGGAAATGCTTCTGCCTGTTGCTATTGGGGACTACACGGACTTCTTTTCTTCGATGCACCATGCGAAGAATTGTGGGACCATATTTCGTGGACCGCAGAATCCTATTCCAGCAAACTG GTTTCACCTTCCCATTGCATATCATGGACGAGCTTCTTCTATTGTTATATCTGGAACAGATATCGTGAGACCAAG AGGTCAAGGCCATCCAGCTGGAAATTCCCCACCTTATTTTGGACCTTCCAAGAAGCTAGACTTTGAGCTAGAAATG GCTGCTGTAGTTGGCCCTGGAAATGAATTAGGGAAACCTGTGGATGTTAATGAAGCTGGAGATCATATATTTGGACTTGTATTAATGAATGATTGGAGTG CTAGAGATATCCAAGCGTGGGAGTATGTGCCTCTTGGGCCTTTTCTTGGAAAGAGTTTTG GTACTACAATATCCCCTTGGATTGTAACACTTGATGCTTTGGAGCCTTATGCTTGTGATGCCCCCAAACAG GATCCCAATCCATTGCCGTATCTAGctgaaaaaaaatccaaaaactATGATATCACACTAGAG GTCCAAATTAAACCAGCAGGACAAGAAGATTCATGTTTGGTCACAAGAAGCAACTTCAAGAACTT GTATTGGACATTAACTCAACAGCTTGCCCACCATACAATAAATGGCTGCAACCTAAGGCCAGGCGATCTACTTGGAACTGGAACAATTAGTGGACCT GAGCCAGAATCTCTTGGATGCTTGTTAGAACTAACATGGAATGGAACAAAACCATTGTCATTAAATGGAACAACCCGAACATTCCTAGAAGATGGAGATGAAGTCATCTTCAGTGGTTATTCTAAG GGAAATGGTTATAATGTTGGGTTTGGAACATGCTCTGGAAAAATTCTTCCATCGCTGCCATGTTGA